A part of Thermotoga sp. KOL6 genomic DNA contains:
- a CDS encoding MinD/ParA family protein — protein MPDQAEHLRKSEPNIVSVLSGKGGVGKSVIAVNLALALKEKGMNVLLFDADVGFGSVEILLGFMAPKTLKDFFRSDMKIEDIVFETKYGIDVLSSGIDMEDLLLFNMSDRRRFFESFSRLLRKYDYLIIDFPPGYNENLDSFYMQSDFLILVTTPEPTSIVNTYTLIKLLSTKGVTPEEVFLVMNMAKNMKEGRVAADRLKRVVERFVGFTIKHSFVIKEDSVVHRSVNSQEPFVKSHRRSQPAFAIFGLREKILKEPVQSGGFLNKIRQMLGIG, from the coding sequence ATGCCAGATCAGGCGGAACATCTCAGGAAGAGTGAACCGAATATTGTGAGTGTTTTGAGTGGAAAAGGCGGTGTGGGGAAATCTGTTATAGCAGTCAATCTTGCTCTTGCTCTGAAAGAGAAGGGTATGAACGTGCTACTGTTCGACGCGGATGTTGGATTTGGAAGTGTAGAAATTCTCCTCGGTTTCATGGCTCCTAAAACGCTGAAAGATTTCTTTAGATCGGACATGAAGATTGAAGATATTGTTTTTGAGACCAAATACGGTATAGACGTGCTCAGCTCAGGAATAGACATGGAAGATCTTTTACTTTTCAACATGAGTGATCGAAGACGTTTTTTCGAAAGCTTTTCAAGACTTTTGAGAAAGTACGACTACTTGATCATAGATTTTCCTCCCGGGTACAATGAGAATCTGGACAGTTTTTACATGCAATCTGATTTCCTGATACTGGTTACCACGCCAGAGCCAACTTCCATTGTAAACACTTACACATTGATAAAGCTTCTTTCAACAAAAGGAGTAACACCCGAAGAAGTGTTTCTTGTCATGAACATGGCAAAGAACATGAAAGAAGGAAGGGTGGCAGCTGATAGACTCAAAAGAGTGGTTGAAAGATTCGTGGGGTTTACCATAAAACACTCTTTTGTGATAAAAGAAGACAGTGTAGTACACAGAAGTGTTAACTCGCAAGAACCTTTTGTTAAATCACACAGGCGTTCACAACCTGCATTCGCGATATTTGGCCTCAGAGAGAAGATATTAAAAGAACCTGTTCAAAGTGGAGGATTTTTGAACAAGATAAGACAAATGCTGGGAATAGGGTGA
- the flhF gene encoding flagellar biosynthesis protein FlhF gives MKIKKYVAESIREAMMMIKRELGENAVILSSRRIKKGGFLGIGRKTYFEVTAAVDDKREEKRIEDKTTYRLQEILIKNRQSSNDNIKDEFDEIKRTINEIKQILIKEKRQSLPEGLSKILYGMEKQEILPDIRYKLIEFLKMKYGDLDLYSNETFRILSEQLSNFIRINVPAFEKAKVLFVGTTGVGKTTTLAKLAAKLKIEEKKSVAILTLDTYRIAAAEQLKTYAEIMDIPMKIAYTPKEAEYEMMALKGYDILLVDTAGRSHQNELQMSEIKALWEAVKPDITFLVLSMNYKLDDMKKMIERFSQVKPTHLILTKMDETSIYGTFVNVSEIAELPIAFVTNGQRVPDDIFEANSVELARVIAGEVLNHARSGGTSQEE, from the coding sequence ATTCTGAGTTCTCGGAGGATAAAAAAAGGAGGATTCTTGGGTATAGGAAGGAAAACGTATTTTGAAGTGACAGCTGCAGTAGACGATAAGAGGGAAGAGAAAAGGATAGAAGATAAAACCACATACAGACTCCAAGAAATTTTAATAAAGAATCGCCAATCTTCGAACGATAATATTAAAGATGAATTCGATGAGATAAAGCGAACAATAAATGAAATAAAGCAGATCCTTATAAAGGAAAAGAGACAATCTCTCCCAGAAGGTCTCTCCAAGATACTCTATGGTATGGAAAAACAGGAAATATTGCCGGATATTCGATACAAATTGATAGAATTTTTGAAAATGAAATACGGAGATTTGGATCTTTACTCAAATGAAACGTTTAGGATACTCTCTGAACAACTTTCAAACTTCATAAGAATAAACGTACCTGCGTTCGAAAAAGCGAAGGTGCTCTTTGTTGGAACCACTGGAGTGGGGAAAACAACTACTCTCGCGAAACTCGCTGCAAAACTCAAGATAGAAGAGAAGAAAAGCGTAGCAATTTTAACACTTGATACTTATAGAATAGCGGCTGCTGAACAGTTGAAAACGTACGCGGAGATAATGGATATCCCAATGAAGATTGCCTACACACCAAAAGAAGCCGAATACGAGATGATGGCTCTGAAAGGTTATGACATTCTTCTCGTGGATACAGCTGGAAGGAGTCATCAAAATGAACTTCAAATGAGTGAAATAAAAGCTCTTTGGGAGGCAGTGAAACCAGATATCACTTTCTTGGTCTTATCGATGAATTACAAACTTGACGATATGAAAAAGATGATAGAACGTTTCTCCCAGGTGAAACCCACTCATTTGATTCTCACGAAAATGGACGAAACATCCATTTATGGTACGTTTGTGAACGTTTCTGAAATCGCCGAGTTGCCGATAGCTTTTGTAACCAATGGGCAAAGAGTTCCAGACGACATTTTTGAAGCTAATTCTGTTGAGCTTGCAAGAGTTATTGCTGGTGAGGTGTTGAATCATGCCAGATCAGGCGGAACATCTCAGGAAGAGTGA
- the cheC gene encoding CheY-P phosphatase CheC: MNISERQKDLLKEIGNIGSGNAATAISYMVNKKVEISVPNVEVVPLSDVIFVAKDPEEIVVGVKMPIAGELEGNVLLIMGANVVKKILGILVGKPPENLMELDEFSSSALQEIGNIMCGTYVSALADFLGFKIDTLPPQLVVDMISAIFAEVSLEEIGESTDDQVIFVETSLTVEDEEPVTSYLMLVPKPGYLKKIFERMGVQE; encoded by the coding sequence ATGAACATATCTGAAAGACAGAAAGATCTACTGAAGGAAATTGGAAACATAGGATCAGGAAATGCTGCGACAGCTATTTCTTATATGGTGAACAAAAAAGTTGAAATTTCCGTTCCTAATGTGGAAGTCGTTCCTCTGAGCGATGTAATATTCGTGGCAAAAGATCCAGAAGAGATAGTTGTGGGTGTGAAAATGCCCATAGCGGGTGAATTAGAAGGGAACGTTCTTTTGATAATGGGTGCAAACGTGGTTAAAAAAATACTGGGAATTCTCGTAGGTAAACCACCGGAAAATTTGATGGAACTAGATGAGTTCTCTTCATCGGCCCTTCAAGAAATTGGAAATATCATGTGTGGGACTTATGTTTCCGCACTCGCTGATTTTCTGGGTTTTAAAATAGATACTTTACCTCCACAACTTGTTGTAGATATGATATCAGCGATATTCGCAGAAGTTTCTCTGGAAGAAATTGGAGAAAGCACCGATGATCAAGTAATATTTGTGGAGACTTCTCTCACAGTAGAAGACGAGGAACCAGTGACGTCGTATTTAATGTTGGTACCGAAACCGGGTTATCTAAAAAAGATATTCGAAAGGATGGGTGTTCAGGAATGA
- a CDS encoding FliA/WhiG family RNA polymerase sigma factor, which translates to MIRNLLPTIKRIAEDLSHTLPPNVEVDDLVQEGIVAALSAFERYDPSKASFTTFVMKRIKGAMYDYLRRIDWMPRNLRKSVKLVEKAIYENEDFPTDEEIARRTGLELKEIVRAKNEMMRRQLLMIDAFEDEPILKTEGPEENAYRELLKEEIKKAIEKLSDREKLVLSLRFEKDLSLKEIAHVIGVSESRVSQIVSSALLKIKKEVMGNDQTD; encoded by the coding sequence ATGATAAGAAATTTGCTTCCAACGATCAAAAGGATTGCTGAAGACTTAAGCCACACTCTTCCTCCAAATGTGGAAGTAGATGATCTGGTACAAGAGGGTATCGTTGCAGCGCTTTCTGCTTTCGAGAGATACGATCCTTCGAAAGCTAGTTTCACAACGTTTGTTATGAAGAGAATAAAAGGGGCGATGTACGATTATTTAAGGAGAATAGATTGGATGCCAAGAAATTTGAGGAAAAGCGTGAAATTGGTAGAGAAGGCAATCTACGAAAACGAAGATTTCCCAACTGATGAAGAGATAGCCAGAAGGACAGGATTAGAATTAAAAGAGATCGTTCGAGCTAAGAATGAGATGATGCGAAGACAGTTATTGATGATAGATGCGTTTGAAGACGAACCTATTTTAAAAACAGAAGGTCCAGAAGAGAATGCTTACAGAGAACTTCTAAAAGAAGAAATCAAAAAGGCTATCGAAAAACTTTCAGACAGAGAAAAACTCGTTCTTTCCTTGCGATTTGAAAAAGATTTGTCTTTGAAAGAGATAGCCCATGTCATAGGTGTTTCTGAATCACGTGTATCTCAGATAGTGAGTTCGGCTCTTCTGAAAATAAAGAAGGAAGTGATGGGTAATGATCAGACCGATTGA
- a CDS encoding flagellar brake protein, which produces MQYYTELVKANDVIRPGQNVSVEVTSPEDLEGEYKSSVHDVDFERGILILSMPSFKGRLVPLPRGTRCVVKIIDSSAIYMFRTSVLESGRDEDGFPVTKVLFPNKLRKVQRRRYKRIKISLEGTYRVSSKDEPPKRFVTRDFSAGGMLMVVNDILTPGQIIYVTIDLDTDLKLVDHPARIVRDAGMLETGERMYGVEFLNVPPSLEKKLVTFVFRKEIEMRNKERGETE; this is translated from the coding sequence ATGCAATATTATACGGAGTTAGTAAAAGCAAATGATGTCATCAGACCCGGGCAGAACGTTTCCGTTGAAGTTACCAGCCCTGAGGATTTAGAGGGGGAATACAAGAGTAGCGTTCACGATGTGGATTTTGAAAGGGGTATTCTGATACTCTCTATGCCAAGTTTCAAGGGAAGACTCGTCCCTCTTCCACGTGGAACACGGTGTGTTGTGAAAATAATAGACAGTTCCGCAATTTACATGTTCAGAACTTCTGTTTTGGAGAGTGGAAGGGACGAAGATGGTTTTCCAGTTACAAAAGTGTTGTTTCCAAACAAATTGAGAAAAGTCCAAAGGAGACGGTACAAGAGGATAAAAATATCTTTAGAGGGAACTTACAGAGTCTCCTCCAAAGATGAACCACCTAAACGTTTTGTTACAAGAGACTTCAGTGCTGGAGGAATGTTGATGGTCGTGAATGATATTTTAACACCAGGGCAAATCATATACGTTACCATAGATCTAGATACAGATTTGAAACTGGTAGATCATCCTGCCAGAATCGTGAGAGATGCTGGTATGCTTGAAACGGGGGAAAGAATGTATGGTGTGGAGTTCTTAAATGTTCCCCCTTCTCTTGAAAAAAAGTTGGTGACGTTCGTCTTCAGGAAAGAGATAGAAATGAGGAACAAAGAAAGGGGAGAGACCGAATGA
- a CDS encoding stage V sporulation protein S — MEILKVSSNSNPNKVAGAIAGSLSKSEKVEIQAIGAGAVNQAVKALAVARRFLEESGKDLFVVPGFIEIKIGDDVRTGISFKVFLENNKSEG, encoded by the coding sequence ATGGAAATTCTAAAAGTAAGTTCGAATTCGAATCCAAACAAAGTTGCCGGGGCTATTGCCGGATCTCTTTCCAAGAGTGAAAAGGTAGAGATTCAGGCAATCGGTGCGGGAGCTGTAAATCAAGCGGTAAAGGCTCTTGCTGTTGCCAGGAGATTTTTAGAAGAATCCGGAAAGGATCTCTTCGTTGTACCAGGATTCATCGAGATAAAGATCGGGGACGATGTGAGAACGGGAATTTCCTTCAAGGTCTTTCTGGAGAACAACAAAAGTGAGGGATGA
- the cheD gene encoding chemoreceptor glutamine deamidase/glutamate methylesterase CheD — MKKVIGIGEYAVMRNPGVIVTLGLGSCVAVCMRDPVVGVGGMAHVMLPDSGGRMDKPGKYADTAVKILVEELEKMGAKRNRLEAKIAGGASMFDSKSMNIGQRNVEAVKKHLKNFGIKLLAEDTGGNRARSVEYNISTGKLLVRKVGGGERLEIKEI, encoded by the coding sequence ATGAAAAAAGTAATAGGAATCGGAGAATACGCTGTTATGAGAAACCCAGGTGTTATAGTCACTCTTGGGTTAGGTTCTTGTGTAGCTGTGTGCATGAGGGATCCTGTAGTAGGAGTAGGAGGAATGGCTCATGTCATGCTCCCTGACAGCGGTGGGAGAATGGATAAACCTGGAAAATACGCGGATACCGCTGTGAAAATCTTGGTGGAAGAGCTTGAGAAAATGGGTGCAAAAAGAAACAGGTTGGAAGCTAAAATAGCCGGTGGAGCCAGTATGTTCGATTCCAAGAGCATGAACATAGGACAGAGAAACGTGGAAGCTGTGAAAAAGCATTTGAAAAATTTTGGAATAAAATTGCTGGCAGAAGATACAGGAGGTAACAGAGCAAGAAGTGTGGAATACAACATATCAACCGGAAAACTCCTCGTGAGAAAGGTGGGCGGTGGTGAACGATTAGAAATAAAAGAAATTTGA